The DNA window AAAAAAAATATTTGCGATTCTGATGTATAAGACATCCGGTGAAAATACCCTATAGATAAGCGCCATGAGATAGGCAGGGAGGGGGGCCATTTCGTAGACAGAGGAGGATTGAAAAGTGCCGTCGGCAATTTTTTCCGCCCAGGTATGATAGACCCTTTCATCCCACAAGAGGAAATCGAAATATATGCTCTCTTTTAGAGATAGAAGGGCTGTAATTCTTAGGGCGAGGGCGAGAAAAACCGTAGCTGATAGGAACAGATAGAAATATTTGTCAAGCAGGGAACCAGACGTCTCAGTAATTTTGGACATAGCACGAGCATTTCGTCCCTTTTTCTGCACTTACAGCATTTCTCATTTCTTTTTCGCATCATACATCTTGATTATCTCATCCGTAACATCCATTTCCTCATCAAAAAAGACTATCGATGTTTTTTCCAGAATAAGCTCATATTTCTTTTTCTTGCAGAACTCTTTGGCAATTTCCCTGATCTCTTCGAAATGGTTTCGTCTCAGTTCGGCATCCTTTTTCCTTAACTCCTCCTCCATGCTCCTCCCAAGACGCCTTATCTCCTTGATCGCTTGGTCAAGCTCATCTTTCTTTTCTTTCATGGCCGAAGAGGATGTGTCACTCTCACCTTCTTTTAACTCCTTTTCCATTTTCTGGACTTCGTCCTGTCTGGACTTAAGCACTGCCCTTTTGGCCTCCACGTCCATGAGAAACATGCCTCTTGCATCCTTGGCCGCCTTGGACTCCTGCATGATTTTTTGCACGTCAATCACGCCGATCTTCAAACGCCCCGCATGAGCCGGCTCCACCGCCATGAAAACAATAGCTACAAACAGCAAAACACCAACCAAG is part of the Deltaproteobacteria bacterium genome and encodes:
- a CDS encoding OmpH family outer membrane protein translates to MKRFCLVGVLLFVAIVFMAVEPAHAGRLKIGVIDVQKIMQESKAAKDARGMFLMDVEAKRAVLKSRQDEVQKMEKELKEGESDTSSSAMKEKKDELDQAIKEIRRLGRSMEEELRKKDAELRRNHFEEIREIAKEFCKKKKYELILEKTSIVFFDEEMDVTDEIIKMYDAKKK